The proteins below come from a single Aegilops tauschii subsp. strangulata cultivar AL8/78 chromosome 6, Aet v6.0, whole genome shotgun sequence genomic window:
- the LOC109771620 gene encoding uncharacterized protein isoform X1: MKFRKGGKVEVLQKAEAPFGSWRPAEILSGNGHTYLVSYDPCLLAGSLAIERVPRKVIRPSPPSPDGPVCWVPGDILEVFDNYSWKVVEVVRLLGHEYYLVRLLGSSLELRVDASNLRTRQLWQDGKWVALPKDSARCAAGSHRSRTKGGNSGGSHLLLKNKNVFEDNMSRGMKRKTSAASAFPMQRSEVTKRFQTSRRDGRRQHLGPGDSLHLMDKVDAVDSPCLMLGEKCMHDSLINRANGFPKTNLAVVNANVDYQYPSVTTQDSDTDSAASSVGSCNPYGSPYGQAHPQEYDSGDICSRTDDDEASVSGTESPLPIKGGLGEETHLLELHAYRATMMALYAYGSISWEQEALMTNLRLTLNISTDEHLSELRNLANSAVCSR; this comes from the exons ATGAAATTCCGCAAAGGGGGCAAGGTGGAGGTACTGCAGAAGGCGGAGGCACCTTTCGGTTCCTGGCGGCCTGCCGAGATCCTTTCTGGCAATGGGCACACCTATCTTGTAAGCTATGATCCATGTCTGCTTGCCGGTAGCCTGGCCATTGAAAGGgttccaagaaaggtgataaggCCTTCTCCCCCGTCCCCAGATGGTCCGGTATGCTGGGTCCCAGGCGACATCCTTGAAGTCTTCGACAACTATTCATGGAAGGTTGTGGAAGTCGTGAGATTGCTTGGTCATGAGTACTATCTTGTCAGGCTCCTCGGATCCTCCCTAGAATTGAGGGTAGATGCATCCAATCTTAGGACAAGGCAGCTTTGGCAAGATGGCAAATGGGTTGCTCTTCCAAAG GATTCTGCAAGATGTGCTGCTGGTTCACACAGGAGCCGGACAAAAGGTGGAAATTCAGGGGGCAGTCATCTTCTATTAAAGAACAAGAATGTGTTTGAAGACAATATGTCTCGAGGCATGAAGAGGAAAACCTCTGCTGCATCAGCTTTCCCTATGCAGCGCAGTGAAGTTACTAAGAGATTTCAGACTTCTCGCAGAGATGGAAGACGCCAACATCTTGGTCCTGGAGATTCTCTTCATTTGATGGATAAGGTAGATGCTGTTGATTCCCCATGCTTAATGCTGGGTGAAAAATGCATGCATGATTCCTTAATTAACAGAGCAAATGGCTTTCCTAAAACAAACCTTGCAGTGGTTAATGCTAATGTTGATTATCAGTATCCCTCTGTAACAACTCAAGATAGTGATACTGATAGTGCCGCATCCTCTGTTGGTAGTTGCAATCCCTACGGTAGCCCCTATGGACAAGCACATCCTCAAGAGTACGACAGTGGAGATATTTGTAGTAGGACTGATGATGATGAAGCTTCTGTATCTGGAACTGAATCACCTCTTCCAATTAAAGGTGGTCTGGGGGAAGAAACCCATCTGCTTGAGTTGCATGCTTATCGTGCAACAATGATGGCACTATATGCTTATGGATCAATTAGCTGGGAGCAAGAGGCTTTGATGACTAATCTGAGGCTTACACTGAACATCTCTACTGATGAACATTTATCAGAGTTAAGGAATTTGGCTAACTCTGCAGTTTGTTCTAGATAG
- the LOC109771620 gene encoding uncharacterized protein isoform X2: MKFRKGGKVEVLQKAEAPFGSWRPAEILSGNGHTYLVSYDPCLLAGSLAIERVPRKVIRPSPPSPDGPVCWVPGDILEVFDNYSWKVVEVVRLLGHEYYLVRLLGSSLELRVDASNLRTRQLWQDGKWVALPKDSARCAAGSHRSRTKGGNSGGSHLLLKNKNVFEDNMSRGMKRKTSAASAFPMQRSEVTKRFQTSRRDGRRQHLGPGDSLHLMDKLQSLR; the protein is encoded by the exons ATGAAATTCCGCAAAGGGGGCAAGGTGGAGGTACTGCAGAAGGCGGAGGCACCTTTCGGTTCCTGGCGGCCTGCCGAGATCCTTTCTGGCAATGGGCACACCTATCTTGTAAGCTATGATCCATGTCTGCTTGCCGGTAGCCTGGCCATTGAAAGGgttccaagaaaggtgataaggCCTTCTCCCCCGTCCCCAGATGGTCCGGTATGCTGGGTCCCAGGCGACATCCTTGAAGTCTTCGACAACTATTCATGGAAGGTTGTGGAAGTCGTGAGATTGCTTGGTCATGAGTACTATCTTGTCAGGCTCCTCGGATCCTCCCTAGAATTGAGGGTAGATGCATCCAATCTTAGGACAAGGCAGCTTTGGCAAGATGGCAAATGGGTTGCTCTTCCAAAG GATTCTGCAAGATGTGCTGCTGGTTCACACAGGAGCCGGACAAAAGGTGGAAATTCAGGGGGCAGTCATCTTCTATTAAAGAACAAGAATGTGTTTGAAGACAATATGTCTCGAGGCATGAAGAGGAAAACCTCTGCTGCATCAGCTTTCCCTATGCAGCGCAGTGAAGTTACTAAGAGATTTCAGACTTCTCGCAGAGATGGAAGACGCCAACATCTTGGTCCTGGAGATTCTCTTCATTTGATGGATAAG TTGCAATCCCTACGGTAG